The segment AGGGTAGACCCGGCATCCCCAAAATAGCCCCAGCGGCGTCTGAGGCGCAGCCCTCctggaatgaggaggaggagggaggcgaGCTGCGTGCCGCGTCCGCAGCCTCAAGCCTGGGGACACAGTGCAGTAAACAGGGCGAGGACCAGGAAGCGGTTGTGGTGGCTGGGGGTGCTCTGAGTGCTCACCTGGCCTCCAACCGGGCCCTGggtggctgggggccggggggaaaCGATTCTGCCTTAGTTTCCCCCTGCACTTAACAGGTGCTGCCCTGGGCCCCCTCTCTCCACCTGCCCAGCGAGGTCTCTTGGTCTTTGCATGGGGCCGGGGCAGCAGCAGCCTGACTGCAGTAGGGAGGCCAGCCCGCAGCCCACCTCCTGACCCTCACCCGCAGTGGCCCCCTGCCACCCGGAGTCCGGAGAAACTTACCTGGCCGTCAGGATGCAGGCCCTCGAGGCCTTGGCTGCGCAGCTGCTCCAAGGCCATGGCCAGCTCCAGTCCCTCCACACGCACCCAGGCCTGGTCCTCCCGCAGTTGCCGCAGCCAGGCCTGCTCCTCCTGCCACAGCTGTAGCCAGGCCTGGTCCTGCCGCAGCTGATGCAGCCAGGCCTGCTCTTGCTGCCACAGCTGCATCTGCAGCTGGGCCTGCTGCTGCCGGTCCTCCAGTAGCAGTTGCTCCTGGGCCAGGCAGAGCTGGACTTCATGCAGCCTCAGCAGCTCTGGGCCCAGGCCTGGCGTGaggcccctgcccccacagccgTCCATGTCCGTGGTGGGGACTAGCGCCAGCTCGGACCCCGCAGCAGCTGCCGGCAGTGGCCTCTCAGCTGCCTGGGCCTGCTCTGGCTGGGCCAGTGTGGGGTGTCCCTGGCGAGACAGCTGGCCACTGGTCACGTGTcctgtgggggccacccccaCCTGGTCCTGAGCGCCCCCTGCGGTTGGGGGCGGGGACCCCGCTGCCAGAGCCGATGCCTGCTGTGCCCTGCCCACCCTCTTGGCACGGGGTCTTCGAGCGCGGCTCCGTTTCCCAGACATGCTGCTTCCTGTGCCCTGTTCGCAGGCGTCTGCTCCCGGGGGCCCAGCGCATCAGGAGGGCCCTGCACCTGCTCCTGGCCTGGCGCAGGTCTGCCTGTGGGCTTTGCAGCCCCACTCCCCTAAGTTTATGGGGCCTCTGCGGTGCGGTGGCTCGCCGGCCCGGGCTGACTAACACGCTGACACAGGGCAGGACTTCACGGACACGGGCCTCGTGggccaggaggggagggagacagagaaactcGGGGAGGCGGCTCCGCAGCCAGGCCAGGCTGTGTGCACAGCGAGTCTGGTCCTGCCCTGCGCAGGCACTgcgcccccccccctgccccgcccagctcCCCCTTCCAGCCCGGGTCTGGGAACTCCATCCTGGGTTGGTGCAGCTGCAGCTGCATCCCAGCCACGGTGACCGTCCAGACACCCTTGCTGGCCACACCCTCTCCTGCCCGCTGGCCCCAGGTTCCCAGTGCCAAGTGCCAGCAGGCCCTGAGCTGCCTGGGCCCTGTGGGGACCACGAGGAGGGTGCTGGCCAGCAGTGTGGGCTGGTGGTTGAGGCAGCTCGGGAAAAGCCTGTGGCGTTTTGTGGACAGTGGTGGGCTGAAGGGGACGGTCCAGCCTTGGGGTGGGCCCGAAGCGCTGCTGTTGGCGTCTGGCCATTCTACCCACGGAATTGGGGTCTGAGGAGTCACGGACAGAGCGGTGTGGGTCACTGGCATCCCTGGCTTCCTGCTGGGAGGGCCCCAGACAGCCTGCTCCCTGTTTCCCCGGCCTCAGGCTGGCTGAGTCACCCCACGCCCAGGGCCCCATCCCAGCCTGCTGTGCCACAGTTGCTGGACTGGTTctcccagcctgccctgccctgccagccctgccctgcctggctgTTGCAGACAGAACACCAGGAAGAAGGGTCCGGAAGAGCAGTGGAAGAGGTGGCAGTAGAGGGAGGAGCTGCCTGTCAGAGACACCTACCCAGGAGGCGGGGTCTGGGAGGATGAGGTCCTGCTCCCTGGTCATGGACTGCGCTGGCATATGGGCCCCAGGGAGGGTTCCCCCAGCCACCAGCACTCAGCTGAGTCTGCAGGGGAAGGGACTGTCTGTGGAAAGCTTCCTCTCCAGGGAAGCCAAGGGACACATCCCAGCTGCAAAGGAAGCCTGGCCAGCAGCCACAGGAGTCCGCACCCACTCAGGACCCAGAGACCCCCATAGGTAAGAGGCTTTGAGGACTTTGACTGGGGCCAGAAGGGCAGGGTCAGCCCCGGGTTCCATGCTTGCAGTGGTGCAACTGCAGAGAGAACAGGGCCTCACAGCTGTGTGGGAGAACGAGCCACAGCACCAGTGTGCAGGTGTGCAGGGGATTCAGGAGGGTGTGAAGGAGGGGTGAGAGGGCATGCAGGAAGGGGTGAGGTGGGCGTGCAGGAGGGTTGAGGTGGGCGTGCAGGAGGGGTGAAGCAGGCATgcaggaggggtgaggtgggtgtgtgtgggggaatcaGTCGAAGTGAGTCGGGCCACAAGCCGGTGTGCAGGAAGGTGTGCATGCGTGCCAGTGTGCCGAAAGTGTAAAGGAGGTTGTGCTGTTGTGCTGGAAGGTGTGCAGGTGTGAGGGAGGGTGagactgtgtggggtgctggaAGGTGTGCGGAGGGCTGCAGGCATATAAAAATGTGCACAGGATGGTTTGTGTGTGTTCTGGAAGGTGTGTGTCAAAGTGTGAGTGCGAGAGGGTTGAAGggaggtgtgcaggtgtgtggaaGGTGTATGGGGGGGTGTGGGAGTATGCAtgggaggggtgtgggagggtgCATGGAaggggtgcaggtgtgtgggagGGTGCATGAGAGGGGTTCGCGGGTGCGCAAGGATACacgggaggggtgtgggggtgtgggagggtgcATAAGAGGGGTGCAGGGTGTGGGAGGGGTGCCAGAGGGTTTGTGGGAGGGTGCGGGGTGCCAGGAGGCGCTCGGAAGTCCCAGGCCTACATAAGGTGGCTGGCGTGCAGGAGGGCACATGTTGGTACTTAGGGTCTAGGTGGGTGTGCAGCTCATACGGGTCCCAGGGCCTAGTCCTTGCCACTGCCCACCACAGAGTAAGTGCCCCAGGGGCCACCCGAAGCTGGAAGCCAAGAGCGAACACGCTACTGGCCCTGGTGGGGCCCTTGGTCTGCGCGTTGGCGCCCTCGCGTGGCAGGAGCCAACATTGGGGCAGTAGGCAAGGGTCTCCAGGGCCAGCAGGACACCTGGTATCCCCAGGCCTCTCCTGAGCCACTTCCTAACGTCTCCATCTTAGCCCTGGCACCAGAGGTGCATCTTTATGCCGTGATgagtttctctctccaccccGAACCCACACTCAACTGAACCCTCTCCGGTGTCTCAGCCCAAAGCATGTTCAAACTGACAGCTGTCACTCCCATCCCAGGCTGAgagctcctctctgctcatgGCCCCCCTTGGTAAGAGCTCTGCAAAGTGCCGGCGAGCGACTCCCTGAGCTGGTCCCTGGGACCCAGCACAGCCGCCCCTGTGCAGGGGGTGTGTGTGAAACATTATCCACTATGGATCGGGATGAGCTGAGCTGGCACCTGGCAGCTGGGCTGCCCAGactggggcacagagccaggaagctgGTTCTGGGTCTGAGAGCTGTCATAGGCTCGGCCACTTGGGGTCTGTCGGCCCTGTCCCACCTGGCCCATGTCCTGGGGTAGCTGGCTGAGTCCTGGACAGAAGCCAAGAAAGAGGTCTGGCCTGCATCTGCCCAGGAAGGTGAGAGATGGCCCCGTTTTCAGCTGTGCATGTGGAACTGGGAGCGGCTCCGAGGGTGGTCCACATTCCCTACTGACAAGCCATCTTTGTCTAGGGCAGTGGCTTCCGATGAGCCTTGAGAACAGTCCCACCTCACCAGGTGGGATCTGGACCTGCAGGAGCAGGTGCAGCCTCTCTCGGGTGGCCAGCACTGCTGTCTTCTGCCCTGCCTTGCTCTGATCTGCTCTCCTCTACCCTGCacttctctcctctgccctgccctgccctactCTCCTCTACTTTGCTCTGCCCTGCCTTGCTCTCTACtcttccctgccctctgccctgccctgctctcctcTGCCCTACTCTCCTCTACCCTGCTCTGCTCTCCACTGCCCTgctctcctctgcccccctctgctttcctctgccctgctctctctgccctcccatACACTGATCACTGGTGCCATCACCAGGATACAGACCAGATGTGGTAGCACCAAGGTGACCTGTTACCAGCCCTCCCTCTATCCCACTCAGCCACATGTCCCGCAGATGCCCAGCATGGCACTGGGGAGTCTGTTCTCCACACCCTAGGGTGGGGTGCTATCGTGCTTCTGCCCTTGAGAGTCCGGAAGTATGCACTCGGGGCTAAGTCCCTGTCTGTCGCAGTGAGCTCTGAAGGAAGCTCTGCGTGTGTTGAGCTGTCGCTGCCCCAAGGACAAGTCCCTGGTCAGACCCCGGCAGCACAGTGACACAGAGAGCAGAGGTTGGCAGAGGATGACCTCCATGGGCTCTGAGAAGCGGGGGACAGGGTGGCCTCCCCCACGGAAGGCCATCCACATCGTGCTCCTGCGTCTGGAATAAAGCAGCTGAACCACAGTCCTCCCCTCGGAGGGACCCCACATTTGGGTTGTCACTTCCCCAGCTGGAACCTGGATCTTCTGAAAATAGGCAGTGGAGGCCCAATGGCCAGGGATGGGCAGGAAagaggctcaaagggctgaatcCACAGGGTCCCCACCCCAAATCCaggggagtccctgagcactcttgggcatggccccaaaactaaaaagaaaagagcagaggGGCCAGCAGGGAGAGGCCCAGATGCCCACTTAGCCCCTGTGAAGGTCAGAGTTCCTGCTCCATGCCTGCTTCCATCAGCCCTGTGGGCAATGAGGTGCCGCTAGCCCCTGGCCAGCAGGCAGGAGAAAACTCAGCTCCATCGGTGGTCAGAAGCTGTGGCTTCCCTGGACACAGTGGTTGGCAGATACCTCTGGGGTCTCGTCACCTCCTCTCTGCCACATTTTGGGGTCCAGGAGTGCAGGGCTGGCTGTCACAGGGCCCCTGAAGGCAAGCTGGGTACCAGGCCACACCCtgaacagggcagggcaggggcagaaaGGAGCAGGGATGAGGGTGTCTCGGGAACCCCCGCCCacggggggcagggaggccacccccactctccagcccccactgacaAAGCCTCTCTGGGCTTTACACCACTCCATCTTCAGGCTGACAgccctggagcgtggtggcgccTGGAGGCTCCGGCTCACAGCAGGGCCTTCCCCTGGCCCCTCAGTTTATATCACTGGCCTCTCACACAGCTGGCTGCTGGGTCTGGAGGCCTTGCAGCTCCTGAATATGGTCACCTGGACCACTGGCCACCCTCAGAGGTGACTGCTCCAAGCCCTTGGCCAGATGCAGACCAGATACTGGCCAGCCCCGCAGCAGGATCTCAGGGGGCAGCACCAGAGGTCTTCCATCAGTGGAGTGACTCAGCAGTACCCAGAGGGAAGTGTCCAGGAAGTGCCCCAGCAGGCTGGCACCAGACTGAGGCTGGCTTCCtaccagaggtgttcagggcagGCCTGCTCCCTCCCCAGCATGTGGCACTGGCCAGGAGGTGCCATATTCTTCCCAGGAATGGGTCAGGCCCTGCGTTCATTCTGgggagttttcttctcttttcggTGCAGGTGGCACCTGGAGCTTCATTGGCGTGTCATGTCCTGCCCCTGCACTGTCCTCTGTAACCCCTCAGTCTGCATCTGACACACGTGTTCTTGTGACATCGTCCCCATCTTGCTTCCCTGCCATCCCACTCGGCTTCACCTTTCCCGACCACCTCTGCTGGCCAAGAACCtgctctctcctgccacccccaggctGCTGGCTGCTGTCCTGCTGTCCTGAATTTGGGGACACATGGATGGGACTCCTGCGGGCCTGGCTCTgatgctttggtttgttttgccaGCACACCTGGCAGTTACCAGCGACtgctcctggcagaactcaggggcctgtatgtgatgccagggtggGTGTTGGACTATTGGGGGTGTGCGCCAGTCAGACTGGACAAACTTGGGGGTGGTCACCAGTTACTACCATCAGCCCGGTTTAGAGAAAGGGTCAGTGAGGCCAGGGACTCAGGTCGCGGCGCTCCTACTGTGCTCCCTCGTGCAGCCTGAGCAGTCCTGGGCTCTTGGGAGGGACCCCCCCACCTTCCATGTCCCTGCCAGCTTGCAGGGCACTGGGTGAGGAGCTGTGCAGTCTGTAGCCTGGGACCAGGAGGCCGTGCCGCCGCCTGGCCCCAGGGCAGGAGCCACCTCGTCTCTCCGTAGGACCCACCCGGGAGGACCAGGCAGCCACGGTGCTGCAGTGCGCGGTCCGCCAGCACCTGGCGCGGAAGGAGGCAGCCCGGCGGCGTCTGGAGCGGGAGGCCTACCTGGAGCAGATGGAGAGGCTGCAGCGGGAGGTGGGTGCAGCACGGGGCCAGGAGGCAGGGGCGAGGCCACAGTGGGCAGTGACGGCCCTGGTCCCCGACCCCCGGCCCCAGGCCTACCTGGAGGTGGTGCTGCGAGAgcaggcggcggcgcggcggcggcgtgaggaggaggaggaggccgagcggcggcggcgggaggagCAGCGGCGGTGCGTCCGTCTGCGCGAGGCGGCCTTCGACGGAAACCTGGCGGAGATCGGCGCTGTGCTGCAGGAGGTGCGGGCGGGGGACGCGGGGGTCGCGGCGCGGGGAACGCggggctcgggggcgggggcgcgaggCGGGGCGCGGGTGACGCGGCGCCCGCAGGTGGAGGCGGAGATGAGTCGCGACGGCGTGGGCCGCGACGAGGCGGGCGCGGAGCGGCGACGGCAGCGGCGCGTGGCCACAGTGGAGAGCGAGGACGGCTACGGGAACACACCGCTGTCCGAGGCGGCCGCGGGCGGGCAGCCACAGGCCATCCGCCTGCTGGCCGAGCTGGGCGCGAATCCCAACAGCAAggtgggccgggggcagggccgtgggggcgcggcggggcgcggggcggccagGGTGCGGGTAAGGGGTGTGTCGCGGGAAGAGGGCGCGGGGGTCGTGGTGTGGCGTGACGTGGGGCGTGGCGGCGCAGGGGCAGGGCAGTGCGAAAAGCGGGACAGGGCGTGGGGAGGGGTGAAGCgtggggggagggcgtgggcGGGACAAGGGGCGgggcgtgggaaggaggggcgCGAGACGCGGGGGGGCAGGTGCGGGACGTGGGGGAGAGTGGGCGCGGGGCGTGGGGCAGGGTCGtggcgcgggggcggggcaggcgcgGGCGGGTGCAGGGGCGTGTCGGGAggcggcaggggcggggtggggcggcggCTGCGAGGCTTGGCCCCCCCTTAGGGAGCGTTCGGGCGCACCCCGCTGTACCGCGCTGCCTTCGGTGGACACCTGGAGGCCGTGGAGGTGCTGCTGCAGCTGGGCGCCGACCCCCGCGTGTACGCCGAGGATGGGAACACGCCGGCCCAGGTGTGGGACTGGAAGGGACAGAGCCCGGAGCCTTCCCGCTAGTCTCCAAGTGCCGCAggtccctctcccaccctcctccaccccacgAGTAGGGAGGCAGCAGGTGCTTCCGGGGCCTCAGATAAGAAGCTCTGCAGGGTATCGGAACACCTCCCCACCATAGCTCCCTCCCTGTCCTGCTAAATGGACTCCCTGTGGTCCGCAGAGGGAGGCTCAGGCGCAGAGGACACAGCTAGGACACCTGCAAACTCTCACAGGCATCCAGAGCGCCCCCTACTGTAAAGTGGATGCCCGAGTCCAGCTTCCACACCCCCTGGTGATTCTGGGCTCTTCCTCTTTCAGTCTGGAAGGCAGCCCCCTGCTCCAGCCTGGTCCCCCAGGCTGTGGGTGccaaggagggggtggggtgcaggtggCTCTTAGGGGTGTTGATCTGGTGTTCCTGAGGCTGAGTTTCACCCTTCAGGCTGTCTGAAATGGGTGACAAAGAGAGGCACATGGACAGTCTCCAagcaccccggggtgggggaataATCCACAGCTCTGCAGGGACTCTCCGAGTGAAACAGACTGAAACAGCCAGCCTGAGACTGAAGCTGGAAACTGGGTGGGATGAACAGCAGAGTAGATGCCGATGACAACAAAGAGGGACCCGAGGACAGAGGTCATCCAGAACAGAAGCAGAGCGTGGAGGGCTGAGGGGTTTGCAGGAACCCAGCAGCTGGATGACGAGTTCTCACCAAAGAGAGGGGACAGGCTCCCCCAGGTCTGAGGGGAGTCCCCCCGGGTCCAGGAGGGTCATAAAGGCTCCGTGGACAGGCCCTGTGGTGGAAGTGCTGCAGGTGGCAGAGTGCCTCCCGGGAGGGGCTGCATATGCCCCACTGCCCCTGGCCAGTGTCCTCTCCCCTCAGGTGGCCTCTCTGGATGCTGTGGTCCACGTGTTGCAGTCGTGGGACCTGAGCCTCACGGACGCCATGCTTCAGAACATGGAGGCGGAGCAGCAGCGCCGCGCCCAGGAAGCCCAGCGGCGCAAGGAGGCCGAGACCCAGCGGTGTGGCCAGTGGGGCATGGGTGGGCGGGCTGCACGCAGCAAGGAGGTCTCTGACCTGTGTCTCTTCGCACCCAGCCTGACCACCAAGGTGCAGCAGCTGACCAAAGGGCAGCAGCAGTGCCACAAGGAGGTGAGCCCTGCTGTGGGGGAGActgggaggacggggtggggggacctAGTCCGCAGCCTGTGTCCTGAGGTGTGCAGCCTGTGTCCACAGCTGCAGCAGGCCTATTGTGAGCTGTACCGGAGGGTCGCGGAGCATGACAAATGCGAGCAGCGGCACCAGGGCTTGTCCCAGATCACACTACAGGTGGGCCCCGCCCCATCTGGCCCTGGGGGCAGGTGCTCCCCCATAGGGAGGCTGGCAGGTGCTAAGGGGAGTGTGGCACCTCCTCCAGGCCATCAAGGACGCAGAGGACCGAGTGGACAGGCTCCGGCAGGAGGCCCAGAAGGCCGAGGAGACGCTGGCCCTGGCTAGGCTGGAGCTGCGGGAGCAGACCCCGGAGGGTGGGTGGGCTCGGCCAGGGCAGCAGGTGCAGGGGTGTGCCAGTGGGGGACCCTGGTGGACCCCAACCTCCCGTCCCTGCAGAGGAGGAGTTTCCCGGGCTGAAGTGCCAAGTCACCGAGCTGCATGATGTCCTGATCAAGGATGTGGGTGACCGCATCTATGCCGACGGCCGGTcagtggccagggctggggacaCTGGAATGGGGACAACCAAGGTTTCTGGCCCACCCTTTTGACTTGTGCTGCCCCAGATGGCCCCTCGTAATAGACCCTTCGGGCCAGGCGGCTACCTTCCTGCGCTACCAGGACACCAACTACGTGGATGCAGTGAACCCGGACCACATGAAGCCTGAGACCATTCGCCTGGCTCTGTTGGGTGCCCTTAGGTGTGCAGGCCGGGCAGCCCCAGGTGTGGCGCCCAGTGATCCCACTGCCCAGTcctgccccatcccccctcccagtCCCGCCCCAttggccaccccccaccccccactgtctGGTCCCTGCCCCATTGGCCCCGTCCCCCGCCTCACCCAGGTTTGGGAAACCGCTGGTGTTCGACCTGCGGGAGGTGGACCTGTTCCCCATGGTGCAGCGGCAGCTGGAGGCGGTGCAGCCGGGCCTGGCGCAGGAGCTGCTGGGCCGCGCCCTGCTAGAGCAGGACCGATACCTGTCGCTGCTGCGAGCCGGTGACGGGCCTGAGTACGATGCCAGCCAGTTCCAGGAAGCGCGGCTGGGCCACTTCCGACTCTTCTTTGTCACCAGGCTCCGGTGGCCGCCGGCCAAGCAGCTGCAGGTCTTGTTCCCGGTGCGCGTGCAGCCGCCACACGGCCTCTGGGCCCCGCCCCAGTGAGGGcgtgcggggagggggcagcacaACCCAAGGCCTGAGTAAAACGTagtcaattttattttccttaaaccACAAAATAGAGTCTTTGGTTGTACAAACATCACTAGTTACAGTCTTGCCAAGAGGtcctggaggggaggggcagttAGTGGCTCCTGAGGGGTCTTTATTCCAAATGCTAATACCCATGTGAAAAGACTCAGGGGAGGTGGTGCTGCAACCAGCTGGTCCACCCGAAGCCGGGGAAGGCTCTAGGAGGGCACTGGGCCCAGGCCCCGGCGTCCTGGCCGCACCGGCCGGCGGCTGCTGCACAAGGCCACCTCCTCCGAGGGCCTG is part of the Sorex araneus isolate mSorAra2 chromosome 2, mSorAra2.pri, whole genome shotgun sequence genome and harbors:
- the IQANK1 gene encoding IQ motif and ankyrin repeat domain-containing protein 1, whose product is MTSMGSEKRGTGWPPPRKAIHIVLLRPTREDQAATVLQCAVRQHLARKEAARRRLEREAYLEQMERLQREAYLEVVLREQAAARRRREEEEEAERRRREEQRRCVRLREAAFDGNLAEIGAVLQEVEAEMSRDGVGRDEAGAERRRQRRVATVESEDGYGNTPLSEAAAGGQPQAIRLLAELGANPNSKGAFGRTPLYRAAFGGHLEAVEVLLQLGADPRVYAEDGNTPAQVASLDAVVHVLQSWDLSLTDAMLQNMEAEQQRRAQEAQRRKEAETQRCGQWGMGGRAARSKEVSDLCLFAPSLTTKVQQLTKGQQQCHKELQQAYCELYRRVAEHDKCEQRHQGLSQITLQAIKDAEDRVDRLRQEAQKAEETLALARLELREQTPEEEEFPGLKCQVTELHDVLIKDVGDRIYADGRWPLVIDPSGQAATFLRYQDTNYVDAVNPDHMKPETIRLALLGALRFGKPLVFDLREVDLFPMVQRQLEAVQPGLAQELLGRALLEQDRYLSLLRAGDGPEYDASQFQEARLGHFRLFFVTRLRWPPAKQLQVLFPVRVQPPHGLWAPPQ